The bacterium genome includes the window ATGAGGGCCTCCTGTCAAGGAGAAGATGGCTCGCTCAGGATAACGTTAGGTTTTTTGTGAATAGAACATCTTTTGCTACAGGTAAATGAACTGTGATGGTGGTGCCCTGTCCCACTTGGCTTTCCAAGGTCAGATGACCGTTGTGTTGCTCGACGATGTCCTTGACAATAGGCAGCCCGAGTCCCGTGCCCACGCCTTCTGATTTGGTGGTGAAAAACGGCAGAAATATCTTCTTGAGGTTTTCTTCGGCAATGCCATGCCCGGTGTCTCTGAACTCCATCAGCAGATATTCGCCGTTTTTCTCCAGACGCGTGGTCAGCGTCAGATGCCCCCCCGGCTGCATGGCATGAGCGGCGTTGATCTCCAGATTGCGGATGACCTGCTCCAGCAGATTGCGGTCGCCGTAGATATAGGCCCGTTCCTGGCTGTACTTTTTTTCCACTTTCATGTACTTGAGCACGCCGGTCAGCAGAAGGGTTTCGGTGGTCTCGTCCAGTACGGCGTTGAGGTCCAGCGGTTCGAATCTTGGTTTGGTGGGGCGGCTGAGCGAGAGCAGGTTTCGTCCATGCAGGGCCACCTTTTCCAGATTGGCGGCAAAGGTTTCAGCGATGGATTTCACCTTTTCCGGTTGGTCGCTGCTCTGCTGCAGCAGCCGGGCGTGGATCAGCAATCCGCTCACCAGATTGTTCAACTCATGGCCGATGCTGCCGGCGATCACGCCGAGGGTGGCCTGTTTTTCCGTGCGCAGCAGCTGCTCATGGGCTTTTTTGAGCTCGCTGATGTCTTTGTACATCAGGGTCACCGCCTCCACCTCGTGCCGTTCGTTAAAGATCGGCGAAGCGGAGATGAGGACGTTTTTCGCTTCACCGTTTTTGTCATAACGAAGCGCCTCCAGGCTTTTGATGGATTCGCCCTGCAGGACTTTGTGCGACAGATTCATGGCTTCCTTGCCCACCGAATTCCGGGCGATCAGTTCGTCGATCTGCCGGCCCAGCGCCTCCTCCTCCTCATAACCGAATATCTTGCAAGCCCCTTTGTTCCACGATGTCACTTTGGAATCCG containing:
- a CDS encoding PAS domain S-box protein, with protein sequence MMKRYEYKSSEFAQKISDVSEKLKSLVWEMMQELRESEQLYRSIVENAEDAIITIAPDSKVTSWNKGACKIFGYEEEEALGRQIDELIARNSVGKEAMNLSHKVLQGESIKSLEALRYDKNGEAKNVLISASPIFNERHEVEAVTLMYKDISELKKAHEQLLRTEKQATLGVIAGSIGHELNNLVSGLLIHARLLQQSSDQPEKVKSIAETFAANLEKVALHGRNLLSLSRPTKPRFEPLDLNAVLDETTETLLLTGVLKYMKVEKKYSQERAYIYGDRNLLEQVIRNLEINAAHAMQPGGHLTLTTRLEKNGEYLLMEFRDTGHGIAEENLKKIFLPFFTTKSEGVGTGLGLPIVKDIVEQHNGHLTLESQVGQGTTITVHLPVAKDVLFTKNLTLS